Proteins encoded within one genomic window of uncultured Draconibacterium sp.:
- a CDS encoding BT_2262 family domain-containing protein codes for MKLVKYSIIFIAVVFLLASCEKDYESYISETPAPQMELYGSNPLVLFKGTPYEDPGIFAIEIANGDTTELDYQILNEVNVDVPGSYKLQYQVTNSEGYNFYISRNVNIVSFTGYDVFEIPSGTYDGIRVNRNAGGEVQITKLAPGVYQISDLLAGYYDQHVGYGPATAGPGILVIDENGEMRSELGNTEAWGPITGRDFNFDVENNVLTYTVVIVDEDFAFDVQFTLQ; via the coding sequence ATGAAATTAGTAAAATATTCAATCATTTTTATAGCTGTCGTTTTCCTGCTTGCCTCCTGCGAGAAAGATTACGAAAGCTACATCTCGGAAACTCCGGCTCCGCAAATGGAGTTATATGGTAGTAACCCATTGGTACTATTCAAGGGAACACCATACGAAGATCCGGGAATATTTGCGATAGAAATTGCAAATGGCGATACAACAGAATTGGATTACCAGATTCTTAACGAAGTAAATGTAGATGTTCCGGGTAGTTATAAATTACAATACCAGGTTACAAATTCTGAAGGCTACAACTTTTACATTTCAAGAAACGTGAATATTGTAAGTTTTACCGGTTATGATGTATTCGAAATTCCATCGGGAACTTACGACGGAATACGCGTCAACCGAAATGCCGGTGGCGAAGTACAAATTACAAAACTAGCACCCGGCGTATACCAAATTAGCGATTTGCTTGCAGGATATTACGACCAACATGTGGGTTATGGCCCTGCTACTGCCGGTCCGGGTATTCTTGTAATTGATGAAAACGGTGAAATGAGATCAGAGTTGGGTAATACTGAAGCCTGGGGTCCAATTACCGGAAGAGACTTCAATTTTGATGTGGAAAACAACGTATTAACTTATACTGTTGTGATTGTAGACGAAGATTTTGCGTTTGATGTACAATTTACCTTACAATAA
- a CDS encoding lipid-binding protein has translation MKKYLIYILAFVSIILTSCDEKEDYEQINSQVVEAAGEWWIKFSKTDYETGYLKVLTFNTADDVATEMWISDDGNWKDITFKCPVNITELTFSGSGLDDINSDVTITVSNGLIEPDAGLSTAGNVTDKISFEISFSDEPGVTYQAIGTRKTGFIEDEH, from the coding sequence ATGAAAAAATATCTGATATATATTTTGGCATTCGTAAGTATAATTCTTACTTCTTGCGATGAGAAAGAGGATTACGAGCAAATCAATTCGCAGGTGGTTGAAGCCGCCGGCGAATGGTGGATAAAATTCTCGAAAACAGATTACGAAACCGGTTATCTAAAAGTACTTACTTTTAATACTGCCGACGACGTTGCTACCGAAATGTGGATCTCTGATGATGGAAACTGGAAAGACATAACGTTCAAATGTCCGGTAAACATTACAGAACTTACATTTAGCGGAAGCGGACTTGATGATATCAATTCTGATGTTACCATAACTGTTTCTAACGGATTGATTGAGCCTGATGCAGGACTTTCAACTGCCGGAAATGTAACGGATAAAATATCATTCGAAATTTCGTTTAGCGACGAGCCCGGCGTAACTTACCAGGCAATTGGCACGCGCAAAACAGGATTTATCGAAGATGAGCATTAA
- a CDS encoding helix-turn-helix domain-containing GNAT family N-acetyltransferase: MNNYINEIRHFNRFYTSHLGILNNHFLESSYSLTEIRILYEIDEHKNVRAKELCQLLGLNKGYLSRILNRFSKEGIIIKIIPKEDKRTYHINLTANGKKLLNKLHALSNNQIGNFVKQLNDEEKTMLVDSMLTIEDLLSNSYSNQLLAQKVEYRQGLRPGDIGYLIYLHGTLYAKESGYSQDFEGYVAKTFYDFLETYSEEKDRVWLAEYNNRIIGCIAIVHRSESEAQLRWFLVHPVFRGTGIGKKLLNKAINYCRKMKYQNVFLTTTDIQQQAIKMYRKIGFMPTKSVAVEQWGNFFHEERYDLKIKKN; this comes from the coding sequence ATGAATAATTATATCAATGAAATAAGGCACTTTAACAGGTTTTATACTTCACATCTGGGAATTTTGAACAATCATTTCTTAGAAAGTTCCTATTCGCTTACTGAGATAAGAATTTTATATGAGATTGATGAACATAAAAATGTTAGAGCAAAAGAATTGTGTCAACTTTTGGGATTAAACAAAGGTTATCTCAGCAGGATTCTTAACCGCTTTAGTAAAGAAGGTATTATAATAAAAATTATACCTAAAGAAGACAAGAGGACTTATCATATTAATCTTACAGCAAATGGGAAAAAATTATTGAATAAACTACACGCCTTGTCTAATAATCAAATTGGAAATTTTGTCAAGCAGTTAAACGATGAAGAAAAGACTATGCTTGTTGATTCAATGCTTACCATTGAAGATTTACTTTCAAACTCATACAGCAATCAATTACTTGCCCAAAAAGTCGAGTATCGTCAGGGGTTGAGACCAGGAGATATAGGCTATCTAATTTATCTTCATGGAACATTATATGCCAAAGAATCTGGTTATTCGCAAGATTTTGAGGGGTATGTAGCAAAAACATTTTATGATTTTCTTGAGACCTATTCGGAAGAAAAAGATCGGGTGTGGCTGGCAGAATATAATAATAGAATAATTGGTTGTATTGCAATTGTACACAGATCTGAAAGTGAAGCACAGTTGCGTTGGTTTTTGGTACATCCGGTTTTTAGAGGAACCGGTATAGGGAAGAAGTTACTAAACAAGGCTATCAATTATTGCAGGAAAATGAAATACCAGAATGTTTTTCTAACCACAACTGATATACAACAACAAGCAATTAAAATGTATAGAAAGATAGGTTTTATGCCCACGAAATCTGTTGCTGTTGAACAGTGGGGAAATTTCTTTCATGAAGAACGGTATGATTTGAAGATTAAGAAGAACTAA
- a CDS encoding S28 family serine protease, which produces MKKFQILLVLLLLSAVTFSQNTLKAFLESQPEIKSVEQMDCNDFFAAKYKIMVEQPVDHSDPSKGTFLQRVLIADKGIDQPVVFITEGYNGGYSENPNYINELCPILGANQICMDHRYFGESMPEPLNYAYLTVRNAAADHHHIIQLMKKYYSGKWVTTGISKGGQTTVYHRWLYPNDVDVSVPYVGPLNFGVEDGRHEPFIANTTGTPEGRAKVRAFQLQILKNRETYLPLLEQYCTDKKLHPLLNNDEMLDYVVLEFSYGFWQYDNSLDDIPAMDAPAKELFAELVKVSSPMYLASEGVNIFKSFYVQAAHELGYYGYDVKPFKDYLSIKSAEGWLNRIYLPELDIKYNKKTAKEVEKFIKKTDAKMLFIYGEWDPWSASAFEVPDKPNFLKIVKPKGSHSTRIGNLPKEQKQQVKETLEDWLDMEVYIED; this is translated from the coding sequence ATGAAAAAATTCCAAATTTTACTGGTTCTGCTGTTGCTGTCGGCAGTTACTTTTTCGCAAAATACGCTAAAAGCCTTTCTCGAAAGTCAACCCGAGATTAAAAGTGTTGAACAAATGGACTGCAACGATTTTTTTGCAGCTAAATACAAAATAATGGTTGAGCAACCTGTTGATCATTCCGACCCGTCGAAAGGAACTTTTTTGCAACGGGTTTTGATCGCCGACAAAGGTATCGACCAGCCTGTAGTTTTTATAACCGAAGGATACAACGGTGGTTATTCCGAGAATCCAAATTACATTAATGAACTGTGCCCGATTCTGGGAGCCAATCAAATTTGTATGGACCACCGCTATTTTGGAGAATCGATGCCGGAACCTTTGAACTACGCTTACCTGACCGTACGCAATGCCGCGGCCGATCATCACCACATCATTCAACTGATGAAAAAGTATTATTCGGGGAAATGGGTAACCACAGGCATCAGCAAAGGCGGGCAAACTACAGTGTATCACCGCTGGCTTTACCCCAACGATGTTGACGTTTCAGTGCCGTATGTAGGGCCACTAAACTTCGGTGTTGAAGATGGACGGCATGAGCCGTTTATTGCCAATACTACCGGAACACCTGAAGGCCGTGCAAAAGTACGCGCATTCCAACTGCAGATTCTTAAAAACCGTGAGACTTACCTGCCTCTTCTTGAGCAATATTGCACCGATAAAAAGTTGCATCCGCTGCTAAATAACGACGAAATGCTGGATTATGTAGTGCTTGAATTCTCCTATGGTTTCTGGCAATACGACAATTCGCTGGATGATATTCCGGCAATGGATGCTCCTGCAAAAGAGTTATTTGCTGAGCTTGTTAAAGTATCCTCGCCAATGTACCTGGCCAGTGAAGGGGTGAATATCTTTAAATCGTTTTATGTGCAGGCTGCGCACGAACTGGGGTATTACGGTTACGATGTAAAACCGTTTAAAGACTATTTATCGATTAAAAGTGCAGAAGGCTGGCTGAACCGCATTTACCTACCCGAACTGGATATTAAATACAACAAAAAGACAGCCAAGGAGGTGGAAAAATTCATCAAAAAGACTGATGCAAAAATGCTGTTTATTTATGGGGAATGGGATCCGTGGTCGGCTTCAGCATTTGAAGTTCCTGACAAGCCCAATTTCCTGAAGATCGTAAAACCAAAAGGGAGTCACAGCACCCGAATCGGGAATTTACCCAAAGAACAAAAACAGCAGGTAAAAGAAACACTTGAAGATTGGCTGGATATGGAAGTATATATCGAAGATTAG
- a CDS encoding DMT family transporter, with product MQNHFGEIAGVLTAVFWTVTSLAFESAGRKVGSLAVNLIRLVIAFFLVGAYSWIARGFFFPSDASIYAWKWLAFSGLVGFVIGDLLLFQSFVLIGARIAMLLMALAPPFAALIGWLLLGEVLTPQSWLGMVVTMTGIIIVILKREKTEENGVKVRKFKSSYPIQGILLALGGAMGQAAGLVISKKGMGDYDAFSATQIRILAGTVGFSILFIFIKRWPRVWAALKNGPAMKRITLGAFFGPFLGVSFSLLAVQHTQAGIAATLMSIVPVLIIGPSILLFKEKVNWKEILGAVITVGGVAMFFL from the coding sequence ATGCAAAATCATTTTGGAGAAATAGCCGGTGTATTGACTGCCGTATTTTGGACAGTAACGTCGCTGGCATTCGAATCGGCTGGGAGAAAGGTTGGTTCGCTGGCGGTAAATCTCATTCGTTTGGTTATCGCTTTTTTTCTGGTTGGTGCCTATAGTTGGATAGCCCGTGGTTTTTTCTTCCCAAGCGACGCCAGTATATACGCCTGGAAATGGTTGGCTTTTTCCGGATTGGTTGGTTTTGTTATTGGCGATTTGCTGCTTTTTCAGTCGTTTGTGTTAATTGGTGCACGAATTGCCATGTTGTTGATGGCGTTGGCTCCGCCGTTTGCTGCGCTAATTGGCTGGCTGCTTTTAGGCGAGGTTCTTACACCACAAAGTTGGCTGGGAATGGTTGTAACCATGACCGGGATTATTATTGTTATTTTGAAACGCGAAAAGACAGAAGAAAATGGTGTTAAAGTACGGAAGTTTAAATCGTCGTACCCGATTCAGGGAATTTTGCTGGCTTTGGGAGGCGCCATGGGGCAGGCTGCCGGACTGGTAATTAGCAAAAAGGGAATGGGCGACTATGATGCTTTCTCGGCTACACAGATTCGAATTCTGGCAGGAACTGTGGGATTTTCCATCCTCTTTATTTTCATAAAACGTTGGCCTCGTGTTTGGGCGGCTCTAAAAAATGGTCCGGCAATGAAACGTATTACGCTTGGAGCTTTCTTTGGCCCTTTCCTTGGCGTTTCTTTTTCGTTGCTGGCTGTTCAGCATACACAAGCTGGAATTGCAGCAACGCTTATGTCCATTGTTCCAGTGCTGATTATTGGACCTTCAATTCTACTGTTTAAAGAAAAGGTGAACTGGAAAGAAATTCTGGGAGCAGTAATTACAGTTGGAGGTGTGGCAATGTTCTTTTTGTAG
- a CDS encoding carboxypeptidase-like regulatory domain-containing protein has translation MKNIVLISLLFILLVACEKEEYPGVIRGNVVLTDHYNLVSVESYEDNSGIAISLCDINGTVTKTISDEAGNYELVNIKSGEFKLHFEKDGFSFYELFDINIEGADTIDLTYPVKDGRVIRLQKLESLTFQTIKGPYIDSYKGSLPEGPYEGQFGLIYDIVTEIGESREFMCMAYISTEEDVDYMNYQMAVYCHNMSRKNIGNRILKFNFHDLDRELFPLNTKIYIRYYPYDGDPVIHDPWLNIDKYCTMQLNKSKLVSFTIPDDPMYFEGTPL, from the coding sequence ATGAAAAACATAGTCCTAATTTCTTTGCTATTTATATTATTGGTAGCATGCGAAAAGGAAGAATATCCTGGCGTGATACGAGGAAATGTAGTGCTAACTGACCATTACAATTTGGTATCCGTTGAATCGTACGAAGATAATAGCGGAATTGCAATATCGTTATGTGATATAAACGGTACAGTTACGAAAACGATTTCCGATGAAGCGGGAAACTATGAACTAGTGAACATTAAGTCGGGAGAATTCAAATTGCATTTTGAAAAGGATGGTTTTTCATTCTATGAGCTTTTTGATATCAATATTGAAGGTGCCGATACTATCGATCTTACATACCCTGTCAAAGATGGCAGAGTAATTCGTTTGCAAAAATTAGAATCGTTGACTTTTCAAACAATCAAAGGGCCCTACATTGATTCGTATAAAGGGAGCCTCCCTGAAGGCCCGTACGAAGGTCAGTTTGGATTGATCTACGACATTGTAACTGAAATTGGGGAATCGAGAGAGTTCATGTGTATGGCTTATATTAGCACAGAAGAAGATGTAGATTACATGAATTACCAGATGGCAGTTTATTGCCATAATATGAGCAGAAAAAATATAGGTAACAGAATCTTAAAATTCAATTTTCATGATCTTGACCGCGAACTGTTTCCATTAAATACGAAAATATACATCCGCTATTATCCATATGACGGAGATCCGGTAATTCACGATCCATGGTTAAACATCGATAAATATTGCACCATGCAGCTCAACAAAAGTAAGCTGGTTTCCTTTACAATTCCAGATGACCCAATGTATTTTGAAGGTACTCCATTATAA
- a CDS encoding TlpA disulfide reductase family protein, protein MRKLLVVILGIALFACSQPQDGYKITVKLDGADGNIVLEQRGTSQWIGIDTAEVVDGVAVLEGEVEFPDAYYLSVNGQRNKAIVFVENKTMTVTGKADSIAGIEVSGSTTHNEYKTLSGEIQKVAEKYMAMYQEARTAAATGDTVKANELMEQVRIMSESVGKMQEDFITNNPASYLTPVLLNEIQLEKNVEELEEMVSALDPKLDIVPTIVALKERIEKQKTVAVGQTAPDFTQNDVDGNPVKFSDIYSKNELTLLDFWASWCGPCRQENPNVVATYNKHKDQGFSVFGVSLDRDKDAWLKAIDDDGLTWDHVSDLAYWNNAAAKIYAVNSIPSSLLVDKNGKIVAKNKRGEELGETVAEFLNK, encoded by the coding sequence ATGAGAAAGTTATTAGTTGTTATTTTAGGTATTGCCTTGTTTGCCTGCTCGCAGCCGCAGGATGGTTATAAAATTACCGTTAAACTGGATGGTGCCGACGGAAATATAGTGCTTGAACAACGTGGCACAAGCCAGTGGATTGGCATAGATACCGCAGAGGTTGTTGATGGAGTAGCTGTTTTGGAAGGAGAGGTTGAATTTCCTGATGCATATTATTTATCGGTAAACGGACAACGAAATAAGGCTATTGTTTTTGTTGAGAACAAGACTATGACCGTAACAGGTAAAGCCGATTCAATTGCAGGAATAGAAGTAAGTGGCTCAACTACACATAATGAGTATAAAACTTTAAGTGGCGAAATTCAGAAAGTAGCTGAAAAATATATGGCAATGTATCAGGAAGCACGTACTGCAGCTGCAACAGGCGATACTGTAAAAGCCAATGAATTGATGGAGCAGGTTAGAATCATGTCTGAAAGTGTTGGGAAAATGCAGGAAGACTTTATAACGAATAATCCTGCATCGTATTTAACACCTGTATTATTAAACGAAATTCAGCTCGAAAAAAATGTAGAGGAACTTGAAGAGATGGTTTCTGCATTGGATCCGAAATTAGATATTGTTCCTACAATTGTTGCTCTAAAAGAAAGGATTGAGAAACAGAAAACAGTAGCCGTTGGACAAACTGCTCCTGATTTTACTCAAAACGATGTGGATGGAAATCCGGTTAAGTTTTCGGATATCTATTCAAAAAACGAGTTGACTTTACTTGACTTCTGGGCATCGTGGTGCGGCCCATGTCGTCAGGAAAATCCAAACGTTGTTGCTACCTATAACAAACACAAGGATCAGGGGTTTAGCGTGTTTGGCGTTTCGCTCGACCGTGATAAAGATGCGTGGTTAAAAGCTATCGACGATGATGGTTTAACCTGGGATCATGTTTCCGACCTTGCATACTGGAACAATGCTGCAGCTAAAATTTATGCTGTTAATTCAATCCCATCGAGTTTGTTGGTTGACAAAAACGGAAAGATCGTTGCTAAAAATAAACGAGGCGAAGAACTGGGAGAAACAGTTGCTGAGTTTTTGAATAAGTAA
- a CDS encoding patatin-like phospholipase family protein, producing MNKNIALVLSGGGARGMAHIGAIEELEARGYTVTSIAGTSMGALVGGIYAAGKLTEFKEWAISLDRHDMFRMVDFSFGGNGLIKGDKVLSKIQEFVPDMLIEDLPIAYSATAVDLTHREEVVFTKGSLFNAIRASIAIPSVFTPITGDNTVLVDGGVMNNLPISNIKRTEGDMLIAVHVNAAIPVPHHFYENEDGVEKESKYKKWVNEFYDFLHINHPKEKKEQLGFLSLMDQALSTGMLRQVEYSIEKGKPDVVISVSRDVCGTYDFYKAKEVIEIGRYSAILELDKVKFYV from the coding sequence ATGAACAAAAATATAGCACTGGTACTTTCAGGCGGAGGAGCACGCGGAATGGCACATATTGGCGCAATTGAAGAACTTGAAGCACGTGGCTACACGGTTACCTCGATTGCGGGTACCTCAATGGGAGCGTTGGTTGGCGGAATTTATGCCGCAGGGAAATTAACAGAATTTAAAGAGTGGGCCATTTCGTTGGATCGGCACGACATGTTTCGTATGGTAGATTTTTCGTTTGGCGGAAACGGCTTGATAAAAGGAGATAAAGTTTTGTCGAAAATTCAGGAGTTTGTCCCCGATATGCTTATCGAAGATTTGCCCATTGCATATTCGGCTACTGCCGTTGATTTAACACACCGCGAAGAAGTAGTTTTTACCAAAGGGAGTTTGTTCAACGCTATTCGGGCATCAATAGCCATTCCATCGGTTTTTACGCCCATTACCGGCGACAACACGGTTTTGGTTGATGGTGGTGTTATGAATAACCTCCCCATTTCAAATATAAAACGTACTGAGGGCGACATGCTGATTGCCGTTCATGTGAATGCAGCTATTCCGGTTCCACATCATTTTTACGAAAATGAAGACGGGGTGGAAAAGGAGTCGAAATACAAAAAATGGGTGAACGAGTTTTACGACTTTCTACACATTAACCATCCGAAAGAGAAAAAAGAACAGCTCGGATTTCTTTCGCTTATGGATCAGGCGTTATCTACAGGAATGTTAAGGCAGGTAGAATATTCGATTGAAAAAGGAAAACCCGATGTGGTTATTAGCGTTTCGCGCGATGTTTGTGGAACCTACGACTTTTACAAAGCAAAAGAGGTAATTGAAATCGGTCGTTATTCGGCCATTCTCGAACTCGACAAAGTAAAATTCTATGTCTGA